Below is a genomic region from Nitrospiraceae bacterium.
AATTCATTCAGGGGATTCGGCGTGTTCATTACCTGCCCATTCCCTCAATGCCGATATTCTGAAGACCATTAATCACCAAACCATTCTTCTTGCCAAGAAATTACACGTGGTGGGCCTGATGAATATTCAATATGCAGTCAAAGATGGGGCGGTGTATATCTTGGAGGTCAATCCTCGCGCGTCTCGCACGGTCCCCTTTGTCAGTAAGGCCATCGGTGTGCCTTTGGCCAAACATGCGATGAAAATCATGGCAGGGCGAACCTTGAAAGACTTAGGCTTTACGCAGTGCCCCCTTTTTTCCCACATTGCCATAAAAGAAGCTGTCTTTCCATTTACCAAACTTGGTGTCGCCGATGTATTGTTGGGGCCCGAGATGCGCTCGACCGGCGAAGTCATGGGGATTGATCGAACCTTCGGTTGGGCGTTTGCCAAATCACAAGCCGCGTCGGGAATGCCGTTGCCATTGGCAGGGACGGCTCTTCTCAGCGTGAAAGATGGAGATAAACCCGCGACGCTGGCTATCGCCCAGCGACTGTCGCAGCTCGGATTTTCACTGAATGCCACCAAAGGAACGGCGGCCTTTTTGCGGACGCATGGGATCACCGTGGTTACGGTGAACAAAATCAATGAGGCTCGGCCACATATCGAAGATTTACTCAAAAATAAAGAGCTGGCATTAGTCGTCAATACGGTGGGAGGTGCCTCGTCCCAGGATGATTCTGCGCCGATACGCAAGGCGTCCGTGTTCGGTGGAATTCCTTATTTTACGACCATTCAGGCTGCGCAAGCCGCAATCTCAGGAATAGAGTCGATGAAGAAAACATCCATGGAGGTTCGCTGTCTACAGGAATATCATTCTGCGATGCCAAGCGGGTAGGCCTAGATGGACATGCCCGATGATGGATGATTGATCTTCCAATTTCCATGATCTAGAGAGAGGGGGAGTGAGGTTTCATGAAAATTCCTATGACAAAAAAAGGGTATGAGGCACTACAAGCGGAACTGGCCAGACTACGAAGGGAAGATCGCCCTAAAAACATTCAAGCAATTACCGAGGCTCGTGAGCATGGTGATCTCAGAGAAAATGCCGAATATAAAGCCGCCAAAGAGCAACAACAATTTATTGATACACGGATGTCCGAACTTGAGCATAAACTCAGCCTTGCCCAAGTGGTGGAAATATCGCCCGGGCAGAGTGAAACGGTCGTGTTTGGAGCCACAGTCACCATTTTAAGCTTAGAGTCACAAGAAGAAAAGCGCTATACCTTGGTGGGACAAGAAGAGGCCGATATCCAAAATGGTTTGATTTCGGTTCAAGCACCTATTGGGCGTGCGCTGATCGGGCATCGAGTCGGGGATATTGTTGAAGTGCATCGACCCGCCGGAGTTATTGAATATCAAATTCAGTCCATTTGTTTTGAGGAGCTATAAGCATGACTTCCGCCATTTCCTTGGTTACGTTGGTTACTGATTTTGGGGATGTCGATTATTTTGTTCCAAGTATGAAGGGCGTGATGCTCGGCATTAATTCTCAAATACGCATCGTCGATCTGACGCATCGAATTCCGGCACATGGGGTTGAACAAGCCGCATTTTTTTTGAAATCATGTTATCAATATTTTCCCGATGGAACGGTGCATGTGGTGGTCGTAGACCCCGGGGTAGGGAGCTCTCGAAGAGCGATTTTGGCTTCAACGTCCAGGCATTTTTTCCTGGCTCCTGATAATGGGGTCTTGACCTATGTTCTTCAAGAGGAAACCGGAGTTCAAGTCCGATCGATTGAAAATAAACAATATCGATTGGACTCCATTGGAGCGACGTTTGATGGACGGGATTTATTTGCTCCTTCGGCAGCGTGGCTGACGAAGGGACAGGTTCCCGGTTCCTACGGGCGTCTCATTCATGATTACGTCAAGCTTCCCCTTGATCCCCCACGTATGGAAGGACATGCCCTCCATGGGCGAATTGTTTATATCGACCATTTTGGCAATGCCATAACGAATTTGACTTTAACCGACATCGAAACGTTTCGATCAGTGACCAAAAAAGAATACTCCGGGCTCAAAACTGGAGAGATCGTCATTAAGGGAATCAAAACTCATTACGAAGAAGGCGCCTTAGGATACCCGGAAGGTCTCATAAATAGTAATGGGCATATCGAGATTTTTGTGAAGCAAGGACGAGCCGTGGACCGGTGTCAATTGCGCATTGGCCAGACGGTTGAGCTTATCTAGTCTCGTCCGAGATACGCTTCAATCCTTCCGGCGTTGATGATATTGGGGAAGATGTGTTGGATTCACGGACCACTGAAATGGCCAGTTTTAAAATAGACACCATTTGATCGAGTTCCTTGGCGCTTGCGGAAAGAGGGGGAATGAGAATCATAATGGTCCCGATGGGACGGATCAGTAGTCCTAATGCTCTCGCGGTAAGGGCTATTTTCTGGCCAATACGTTCGGTTGCCGGGAACGGCATTTTATTGGATTTCTGTTGAACTAATTCAATCCCAACCATAAAGCCACATTGCCGGATATCCCCAACCCAAGGGTCTTCGGTCAGGGAGTCAAGAGCTCTGCGAAATTTAGGGATCCGCCGTTGAAGCTTTGCGAGGGTTCGTTCACTTTTAAAGATGGCAAGGTTGGCCAGAGCCGCCGCGCATCCCAAAGGATTCCCGGCATAACTATGTCCATGGAAAAAGGTTTTGTTTTCGTGCCCTTCTCCCAAAAACGCTTCATAAATGGCGTTCGTGGTCAATGTGGCGGCCAATGGGAGATAGCCTCCCGTTAAACCTTTGGCTATAGCCATGATATCCGGAGAAATTTCTTCATGCTCACAAGCAAACATCCGACCTGTTCGTCCAAATCCGGTGGCAACCTCATCGGCAATGAATAGGACCTTATACCGCGTGCATAACTCTCTGACGTGTTTTAAGTATCCTGGAGGCGAAGGAATGATCCCGGCGACCGCTTGCACCATGGGCTCAAGAATGAGGCCTGCAATTTCTTGATGCTGTGTGGAAAGAAGCTTTTCAAGCGGATCAAGGCAGGCAAGCCCACATTGAGGGAAATGTAATTGAAGGGGACATCGATAGCAATAGGGGGAATCCACATCATGGCTGGCAAAGAGGAGCGGCGAAAAAGATCTACGGAACAGTTCGACTCCGCTGAGGCTCATTCCTCCCACCGTGTCCCCGTGATAGGACATGCCAAGATGGATAAACCGAGTTTTTCGTGGTTGGGGATTCGCACATTGTTGCCAATACTGAATGGCCATTTTTACGGCAACTTCAACGGCGGTAGAGCCGTTATCGGAATAGAAGACTTTTTGTAACCCTTTGGGAGCAAGACGAATAAGGGCCTTCGCCAATTGAATGGCTGGTGGGTTGGAAAGTCCCAGCAATGTCGTATGAGCCACCTGGGTAAGTTGATGGCGAATGGCCTCATCAATGCGAGGATGTCGATGTCCATGAATATTGACCCAGATGGATGACGTCGCATCGAGATAGGCATTGCCATCCATATCATAGACGTACGAACCTTTTCCGCGTCTGATGATGAGAGGTGGCTGGCGTTCCCATTCCTGCATTTGGGTAAAAGGGTGCCATACGTAATCGCAATCGTCTTTTTCTAATGCTGTGCGGGTCGTCTTGAAAGTCATGGTCTTTTTTTAAGGAAATAACCTAGCGGAATCCATCGAATTTTGACAACCTTTTAGGGTCTCATTACAATCAGAGTCACTTCGAATGAGTAAAGCCTTTCCTCAAACCCACATCCGCAATTTTTCAATTATTGCTCATATCGACCACGGCAAATCCACTCTTGCCGACCGGTTTTTGGAGATCACCGGCGCCGTATCTCCACGTGAAGCCCGTGCGCAATATCTGGATGCCATGGACCTGGAGCGTGAGCGCGGCATTACGATCAAAGCACATGCGGTCACAGCACGGTATCGGAGTTCGGATGGACAGGAATACCAGTTTAACCTCATTGATACTCCTGGACATGTGGATTTTGCCTATGAGGTATCACGCAGCCTGGCTGCCTGTGAAGGAGCACTTCTGTTAATCGATGCCACCCAAGGCGTGGAAGCCCAGACGATCGCCAATGCCTATCTGGCGATTTCGAATGATTTAGTGATTATTCCTGTCATCAATAAAATTGATTTACCGAGTGCCGATGTCGAAGGGGTCAAAGTCCAAATTCGAGATGTGTTGGGATTGTCAAGTGAAGAGGCATTTTTAGTCAGTGCTAAAGATGGACGAGGGGTAAAGGAGGTGCTTGAAGGAGTCGTCAAGATAATCCCGCCTCCCGCCGGTTCAATAGATCAACCGTTAAAAGCCCTGATTTTTGACTCCTGGTTCGACAATTATCAGGGCGCGGTGGTGCTTCTTCGAGTCATGGATGGCGAAATCACCCCCAATATGATGATTAAGCTCATGTTTTCCGGACGTGAATTTGAAGTCCTGGAGGTGGGCGTCTTTTCACCGAAACGAACCAAGGTGAATCGGCTGGGGCCCGGGGAAGTCGGATATATTTGCGCCGGGATGAAAGAACTGTCGGACACGAAAATTGGCGATACCATTACCGATTCAAAGCGCCCTACCAGCGTGGCCTTGCCCGGGTACCGGGATGTCAAACCGGTAGTCTTTTGCGGGTTATATACCACCGACAATGCCAAGTTTGAGGACCTGCGGGATTCTCTGGAGAAGTTGCAGCTGAATGATTCCTCCTTTGTTTATGAACCGGAAACGTCACTGGCTTTGGGATTTGGGTTTCGATGCGGGTTTTTGGGGCTTCTTCACATGGAAATTATTCGGGAACGCTTGGAGCGGGAATACGGACTCGATCTGATCAGTACCGCCCCGACGGTGGTATATCGTGTGACGACCACCAGGGGTGAAACCCTGGTCATCGATAATCCCTCCAAACTTCCGGATCCTTCACAAATTGAACGCATTGAAGAGCCCTATATTAAAGCCACGATGATTACGCCTGAACGCTATATCGGAAATGTTCTTCAGTTGTGTCAGGAGCGTCGGGGCATCCAAGTCGGGCTACAATATCTCGACCCAACCCGCTCCATGTTAATCTATGAAATCCCGCTTAATGAAATTGTGTTAGACTTCTATGATCGCCTTAAATCACGTACGCAAGGCTATGCATCATTGGACTATGAATTGCTCGGCTATCGCGAGTCTGAATTGGTGAAATTAGATTTATTGCTGAATGGTGAGACGGTAGATGCGCTTTCCATTATCGCCCATAAGGATAAAGTGCAAAGCCGCGGGCGACAATTAGCCGAAAAAATGAAAGAACTCATTCCCAAGCAAATGTTTGAAATTGTCATTCAGGCGACCATAGGCAAACGCATTATTGCCAGGGAAACCATTGGCGCACTCAAGAAAAATGTGACGGCCAAGTGCTATGGTGGGGATATTTCCCGAAAACGCAAATTGTGGGAAAAGCAAAAAGAAGGGAAAAAACGGATGAAACAATTAGGGCGTGTCGAAGTCCCTCAAGAAGCTTTTCTGGCTATTTTAAAGACCGATCCGAACTGAACCGCTGATGACCACTCAAGACCCGCAACAACCCAAAATGACCGAATCTTCCGAAAAAAATCTTCAGGAGGAATCTTCGGTTACCTCAAGTTCCAAGGAAATGGAGGTATCCAAAAAATCCATTATTCGAGAATATGCCGAAGCCTTGATCATTGCGATTATTCTGGCTCTAACCATTCGGGTCTTTGTGGTCCAGGCCTTTAAGATCCCATCAGGGTCGATGATTCCGACCTTGATGATTGGCGATCATATCCTTGTTTCCAAGCTGGCCTATGGGTTCCAGCTGCCGAAAGATTGTGAATTTCAGGTCTCGTTCCCGCCCGTGACGTGTTTTTCTTCAACGATTGTGATGAATTTCGATCCTCCGTCGCGTGGGGATATCATTGTGTTTCGTTACCCCGAGGATGAAAATAAGGATTTCATTAAGCGGGTAATCGGACTACCTGGTGATACTATTCATATTCAAAATAAACACGTGATTGTGAATGGACAGCCATTGTTGGATGAAGGATTTACGCAGAGAGTCGATCCTGGAATTATTGATGGTCGTATCAATCCTCGGGATAATCTTGGTCCCTTAACCGTTCCTCCGGACTCCTACTTTGTGATGGGTGATAACCGTGACCAAAGTTTGGATAGTCGGTTTTGGGGATTTGTGCGAATGGATAAAATTAAAGGTAGGGCATTTCTTGTGTATTGGTCATGGAATGGGCAGGGAGCTTGGACCGATTGGATCCGATGGGAACGAATCGGGAAGATCATTGAATAGTGAGGCCCAACTCACTGACTCAACCAAACTTCAGGCTTGTGCTGACTCAAGGATGAAACCGCTATCCGTTGTCCCATCGATTTCCGCTCGGAAATTTAAGGAGTATATTCAACGCTTCTCCCGTGCTCGCATTCTGGTTGTCGGAGATCTCATTCTCGATCATTATGTCTGGGGCAAGGTGCATCGTGTCTCTCCGGAAGCGCCTGTACCGATCGTTCATGTGGATTCTGAATCGTACAGAATGGGTGGAGCAGCGAATGTGTATCATAATATTCTGACATTAGGTGGACAGGCTGAACTGTGTGGCATGGTTGGTGCCGATCATGTTGGAAAACAATTCCTTGCCGACATTCGACGATCGTCCCCGTTGACTTCCGGTGTGTTTGTAGACTCTAGTCGTCCTACCATAAAAAAAACCAGAGTGGTAGCCCATAATCAGCAAATTGTTCGATTTGATGTGGAACAACGCCATGATATTTCCTCTCAACAGACAAAAAAAATAATAAAACATGTGGCTTCTCGTCTTCCTGAAGCCTCCTGCCTGGTGATTTCCGATTATGCGAAGGGCATGATCACAGTAGACCTGATGAAGGCCATTCAAAGTCTGGCTGAGCAATTCGGCGTGCCGGTTGTGGTGGATCCGAAGGTCGAGCATATGGCGTATTATCAGGGAGTGACGGTTATCACCCCCAATCATCTCGAAGCCAAACAGGCAGCTGGATTCCTCCCAAGCCAGGATGTTCCGATTGAACACATCGGCCTTGTGCTCCAACAACGATTACAGTGCCAGGCAGTCGTGGTCACGAGGGGAGAGGAGGGAATGAGTATTTTTGAAAAGAACGGCCAAACCTGGACCATCCCAGCCGTAGCTCGACAAGTCTATGATGTCACCGGAGCAGGCGATACCGTCATCAGCACTCTTGCATTAGCGCTGAGTGCAAAAGCCCCACTTTCTGAAGCCGCGGTATTAGCCAATCAGGCCGCAAGTATTGTCGTGGGTATGGTGGGTACCGCCACAGTGACGCGGGCACAACTCCAAGAGGCTTTACTCCATGGCCACAACTGACTCCCTCGTCAGCCTGTGTATTCCTGCTCGCTACGGATCGTCACGATTTCCTGGGAAACCGCTCGCTCTTTTAGCCGGAAAGCCCCTTATCCAGCATGTCTATGAAGCGGTTCAACAGGTTTCGCAGGTAGGACAAATCTTGGTTATTACCGACCAGGAATCCATTGAACAAGTGGTCAAAAGTTTTGGTGGAGAAGTCTGTCTCGTCAAGGAATACTGTCGAACCGGAACGGACCGAGTGGCGAAAGTGGCTTCTCAGTTCAAATATGACGTGATTGTGAACCTGCAAGCTGATGAAATTCCTCAGCATCCTGGGTTGCTGGATGATCTCATCCTTCCTTTTTTGGCATCTACGGCAGGGGTGGGGACATTGAAAAGGCAACTACACCGCACACAAGACCTTACCAATCCGTCAATCGTCAAGGTGGTGACCGATATCAATGGGCAGGCCCTGTATTTCTCACGGAGCCCGATACCCTGCTGGCGCGATGGGGTACCTTCAGGAAATAATCATATCGCCTATATGCATTTGGGAGTGTATATTTTCAAGAAATCAGATCTATTACGATTTGCCGGGTTGCCATCGGGATATCTTGAGGAGGCAGAAAAATTAGAACAATTGCGGGCATTAGAACATGGCCTGCCGATAATGGTTTGGGAAACGAAACACGAATCTATTCGTATCGATACTCCTGAAGATATTATGACTGCGGAGGGCCTTTTATCCAGGGACTCCTGGAACTCGAAAGAGAGTCTGTTGGGGACCGGAGAGAGGGTTGAAAATAGATAGAACAATATGGTGGAGTCGACAGATCAAAGGGAGGCCATGTGGATCATTTTCCAACTAACCAGAAAATATCATGAGTAAATTTCTTTTTGTGACAGGCGGAGTAGTGTCTTCCTTAGGGAAAGGGTTGTCTTCTGCGGCTATCGGGCATTTATTAGAAAGCCGTGGCATGACTATCACCTTTCTCAAGCTGGACCCCTACATCAATGTCGACCCTGGGACGATGAATCCCTATCAACACGGGGAAGTCTATGTCACCGATGATGGAGCGGAAACCGACTTGGACTTGGGGCATTATGAGCGATTTACGACAGTGCAGTTGCATCGTGAAAATAATTGTACGACAGGGCGGATTTATGAGTCGGTGATTCAAAGGGAGCGAAGAGGGGAATATCTTGGAGCGACGGTTCAGGTCGTCCCACATATCACGGACGCCATTAAGCAAACGATTCTCAATGTGGCCCATGACGTGGATGTCGTGATCGTGGAAATTGGAGGGACCGTTGGAGATATTGAAAGTTTGCCCTTTTTAGAAGCCATTCGGCAAATGCCCTATGAGGTTGGTCGGGAAAACGTCTTATATATCCATCTCACCTTGGTGCCCTATATCGGAACGGCGGGGGAACTTAAAACCAAACCCACGCAGCATTCCGTTAACAAACTTCGTGAAATCGGCATTCAACCCAATATCCTGCTGTGCCGGACGGATCGCTTTCTCCCTCCTGGCGTGAAAGATAAAATTGCCATGTTTTGTAACGTGGATAAAGGTTCTGTCATTACGGCCAAAGATGTGGACTCCATCTATGAGGTACCGATTATCCTGAGAAAAGAGGGCCTAGATGAACTTATTGTCCGCTTACTCCATCTTGAAACGCGCCCACCGAACCTTCGAGATTGGGACATTTTAGTCCAGAAGATTAAGCGGCCTCGCCATGAAGTCACGATAGCACTGGTTGGCAAATATGTAGAATCTCGAGAATCCTATAAAAGCGTATCGGAAGCCTTGACTCATGGCGGATTACACGATGAAACAGGTGTTCATATTCAATGGGTGGAATCAGGTGACATTGAAAAGGACGGGCCCGAACGTCTGTTAGCTGATGTAGACGGAATCTTAATTCCGGGAGGGTTTGGTCTTCGAGGGATCGAAGGGAAAATTGATACGATCCGGTATGCCAGGGAGAGACATCTTCCTTTTTTTGGAATTTGTTTGGGGATGCAATGTGCAGTAATTGAAATTGCCAGAAGTCTAGGCGGACTTCAGCATGCCAATAGTTCAGAATTCAATCCTGACACGCCGCATCCCGTAATCGACCTCCTTCCTGAACAACGATCCATCCAAGAAAAGGGCGGGACAATGAGATTGGGAGGTTTTCCCTGTCGATTGATTCCCAATACGCTGAGCTTTGCCGCCTATGGGCAATCGGATATTCGTGAACGACACCGCCATCGCTATGAATTTAACAATGAATACCTTGAAGCGTTGACCTCAAAGGGTTTGACAGTTAGCGGGACATCCCCTGATGGAAGGTTGGTAGAAATCATCGAATTGCAAGGGCATCCCTGGTTTGTGGGTACACAATTCCATCCAGAGTTTCAGTCTCGCCTGTGTTCTCCTCACCCTCTTTTTTCTGCATTCATTGGCGCCGCACTTCAAAGAAAGTTCGGTACGTAAGGAACTGAATGTAACATGGCTCAATCCACTCAAGTCGATATTGGCCAGTTCTCCGTTGGCGGGAGTTGTCCGCATTTTTTAATTGCGGGACCTTGCGTGATCGAAAGCGAAAAGTTGGTTATTGAGACCGCTGTTGCAATTGCGGAAATTGCCAAAGATCTTCATATCCCATACATCTTTAAGGCTTCCTATGATAAAGCCAATCGTACCTCGATTTCTTCATTCAGGGGATTGGGCATAAAGGAAGGATTGAAAATTCTTAAGAAAATTAGTCGTGAAT
It encodes:
- the greA gene encoding transcription elongation factor GreA, translated to MKIPMTKKGYEALQAELARLRREDRPKNIQAITEAREHGDLRENAEYKAAKEQQQFIDTRMSELEHKLSLAQVVEISPGQSETVVFGATVTILSLESQEEKRYTLVGQEEADIQNGLISVQAPIGRALIGHRVGDIVEVHRPAGVIEYQIQSICFEEL
- a CDS encoding SAM-dependent chlorinase/fluorinase — encoded protein: MTSAISLVTLVTDFGDVDYFVPSMKGVMLGINSQIRIVDLTHRIPAHGVEQAAFFLKSCYQYFPDGTVHVVVVDPGVGSSRRAILASTSRHFFLAPDNGVLTYVLQEETGVQVRSIENKQYRLDSIGATFDGRDLFAPSAAWLTKGQVPGSYGRLIHDYVKLPLDPPRMEGHALHGRIVYIDHFGNAITNLTLTDIETFRSVTKKEYSGLKTGEIVIKGIKTHYEEGALGYPEGLINSNGHIEIFVKQGRAVDRCQLRIGQTVELI
- the bioA gene encoding adenosylmethionine--8-amino-7-oxononanoate transaminase, which produces MTFKTTRTALEKDDCDYVWHPFTQMQEWERQPPLIIRRGKGSYVYDMDGNAYLDATSSIWVNIHGHRHPRIDEAIRHQLTQVAHTTLLGLSNPPAIQLAKALIRLAPKGLQKVFYSDNGSTAVEVAVKMAIQYWQQCANPQPRKTRFIHLGMSYHGDTVGGMSLSGVELFRRSFSPLLFASHDVDSPYCYRCPLQLHFPQCGLACLDPLEKLLSTQHQEIAGLILEPMVQAVAGIIPSPPGYLKHVRELCTRYKVLFIADEVATGFGRTGRMFACEHEEISPDIMAIAKGLTGGYLPLAATLTTNAIYEAFLGEGHENKTFFHGHSYAGNPLGCAAALANLAIFKSERTLAKLQRRIPKFRRALDSLTEDPWVGDIRQCGFMVGIELVQQKSNKMPFPATERIGQKIALTARALGLLIRPIGTIMILIPPLSASAKELDQMVSILKLAISVVRESNTSSPISSTPEGLKRISDETR
- the lepA gene encoding elongation factor 4 — its product is MSKAFPQTHIRNFSIIAHIDHGKSTLADRFLEITGAVSPREARAQYLDAMDLERERGITIKAHAVTARYRSSDGQEYQFNLIDTPGHVDFAYEVSRSLAACEGALLLIDATQGVEAQTIANAYLAISNDLVIIPVINKIDLPSADVEGVKVQIRDVLGLSSEEAFLVSAKDGRGVKEVLEGVVKIIPPPAGSIDQPLKALIFDSWFDNYQGAVVLLRVMDGEITPNMMIKLMFSGREFEVLEVGVFSPKRTKVNRLGPGEVGYICAGMKELSDTKIGDTITDSKRPTSVALPGYRDVKPVVFCGLYTTDNAKFEDLRDSLEKLQLNDSSFVYEPETSLALGFGFRCGFLGLLHMEIIRERLEREYGLDLISTAPTVVYRVTTTRGETLVIDNPSKLPDPSQIERIEEPYIKATMITPERYIGNVLQLCQERRGIQVGLQYLDPTRSMLIYEIPLNEIVLDFYDRLKSRTQGYASLDYELLGYRESELVKLDLLLNGETVDALSIIAHKDKVQSRGRQLAEKMKELIPKQMFEIVIQATIGKRIIARETIGALKKNVTAKCYGGDISRKRKLWEKQKEGKKRMKQLGRVEVPQEAFLAILKTDPN
- the lepB gene encoding signal peptidase I; translated protein: MTESSEKNLQEESSVTSSSKEMEVSKKSIIREYAEALIIAIILALTIRVFVVQAFKIPSGSMIPTLMIGDHILVSKLAYGFQLPKDCEFQVSFPPVTCFSSTIVMNFDPPSRGDIIVFRYPEDENKDFIKRVIGLPGDTIHIQNKHVIVNGQPLLDEGFTQRVDPGIIDGRINPRDNLGPLTVPPDSYFVMGDNRDQSLDSRFWGFVRMDKIKGRAFLVYWSWNGQGAWTDWIRWERIGKIIE
- the rfaE1 gene encoding D-glycero-beta-D-manno-heptose-7-phosphate kinase; its protein translation is MKPLSVVPSISARKFKEYIQRFSRARILVVGDLILDHYVWGKVHRVSPEAPVPIVHVDSESYRMGGAANVYHNILTLGGQAELCGMVGADHVGKQFLADIRRSSPLTSGVFVDSSRPTIKKTRVVAHNQQIVRFDVEQRHDISSQQTKKIIKHVASRLPEASCLVISDYAKGMITVDLMKAIQSLAEQFGVPVVVDPKVEHMAYYQGVTVITPNHLEAKQAAGFLPSQDVPIEHIGLVLQQRLQCQAVVVTRGEEGMSIFEKNGQTWTIPAVARQVYDVTGAGDTVISTLALALSAKAPLSEAAVLANQAASIVVGMVGTATVTRAQLQEALLHGHN
- the kdsB gene encoding 3-deoxy-manno-octulosonate cytidylyltransferase, encoding MATTDSLVSLCIPARYGSSRFPGKPLALLAGKPLIQHVYEAVQQVSQVGQILVITDQESIEQVVKSFGGEVCLVKEYCRTGTDRVAKVASQFKYDVIVNLQADEIPQHPGLLDDLILPFLASTAGVGTLKRQLHRTQDLTNPSIVKVVTDINGQALYFSRSPIPCWRDGVPSGNNHIAYMHLGVYIFKKSDLLRFAGLPSGYLEEAEKLEQLRALEHGLPIMVWETKHESIRIDTPEDIMTAEGLLSRDSWNSKESLLGTGERVENR
- a CDS encoding CTP synthase, whose protein sequence is MSKFLFVTGGVVSSLGKGLSSAAIGHLLESRGMTITFLKLDPYINVDPGTMNPYQHGEVYVTDDGAETDLDLGHYERFTTVQLHRENNCTTGRIYESVIQRERRGEYLGATVQVVPHITDAIKQTILNVAHDVDVVIVEIGGTVGDIESLPFLEAIRQMPYEVGRENVLYIHLTLVPYIGTAGELKTKPTQHSVNKLREIGIQPNILLCRTDRFLPPGVKDKIAMFCNVDKGSVITAKDVDSIYEVPIILRKEGLDELIVRLLHLETRPPNLRDWDILVQKIKRPRHEVTIALVGKYVESRESYKSVSEALTHGGLHDETGVHIQWVESGDIEKDGPERLLADVDGILIPGGFGLRGIEGKIDTIRYARERHLPFFGICLGMQCAVIEIARSLGGLQHANSSEFNPDTPHPVIDLLPEQRSIQEKGGTMRLGGFPCRLIPNTLSFAAYGQSDIRERHRHRYEFNNEYLEALTSKGLTVSGTSPDGRLVEIIELQGHPWFVGTQFHPEFQSRLCSPHPLFSAFIGAALQRKFGT